In one window of Aquimarina spinulae DNA:
- a CDS encoding anti-sigma factor yields the protein MTKTKLLIAALLFGVLLNSCSNDDDGPAVAIIELETIGLKALTGGTSYQGWIIVNGQPVGTTKFTNPTGVVRLEVFASDLTSATQFILTVEPVGDIDNKPSDTKILTGNFNSNSAQLSFLPVVADLSDTSGQFFLATPTDNAGGVDNGNDEFGVWFMNGATTPGLSLPTLSNGWKYEGWVDFGTQTLSTGTFSNVSGVDDGNFFKGSGGTVPEFPGEDFLVLPTQVPITGITLPAAVTSKRVFITVEPVGDGDPAPFFIEPLSAIAGITTGSGNPITMLSNTVVPSGIVKRPN from the coding sequence TTATTAATAGCTGCTCTACTTTTTGGAGTGCTATTGAATTCGTGTTCTAATGATGATGATGGCCCAGCAGTTGCCATAATAGAATTAGAGACGATCGGATTAAAAGCTCTTACAGGAGGAACCTCTTATCAAGGATGGATTATTGTTAATGGACAACCTGTTGGTACTACTAAGTTTACTAACCCTACAGGAGTTGTTCGCTTAGAAGTATTTGCTTCTGACCTTACAAGTGCAACTCAGTTTATATTGACAGTAGAACCAGTGGGAGATATTGATAACAAACCTTCTGATACAAAAATTTTGACCGGTAATTTTAATAGTAATTCTGCACAGCTTAGCTTTCTACCAGTAGTTGCTGATCTTTCTGATACATCTGGTCAGTTTTTCTTAGCAACTCCTACAGATAATGCGGGAGGTGTAGATAATGGTAATGATGAGTTTGGTGTATGGTTTATGAATGGTGCTACTACTCCTGGTTTATCTCTTCCTACTCTGTCTAACGGATGGAAATATGAAGGCTGGGTAGATTTCGGAACTCAAACTTTATCTACCGGTACTTTTTCTAATGTTAGTGGTGTTGATGATGGAAATTTCTTTAAAGGATCAGGAGGAACTGTTCCCGAGTTTCCTGGAGAAGATTTTCTAGTTTTACCAACTCAAGTTCCGATTACAGGAATTACACTTCCTGCTGCTGTAACAAGTAAAAGAGTGTTTATTACAGTCGAGCCTGTTGGGGATGGTGATCCGGCTCCGTTTTTTATAGAACCACTTAGTGCAATTGCAGGAATTACAACGGGATCTGGGAATCCTATTACTATGTTGTCTAATACTGTTGTTCCTTCAGGAATTGTAAAGAGACCAAATTAG